ACCTCCAAATAATAATGAGCCATTGAGTAGGTATAGTCCCATTGGGTAGTTCTTGGTTTCATAAACTGGTATCGAATAACCGCTCTGCGTCACGTAATTAACCTGGAGCAGGTAATAAGTACCTGACAAACAGGTTGGGTTTATTATCGTGCCATTTGGAAGCAGGAGTATTGGCGATATGTATATCACGGGCCCAAAGGGCACAAGCCTCGGTCTTTGGTATACCGTATAGCCGTAATTCGTAATTTCACTAATAGTCACATTAGGACTAAGGGTTAGGTGAGTGATTGATGATGAATTAACGTACTCATTGAATGAGTAGCTAAGGACCTGAAGCGCCTCCTGAAAGCCCGAGCTAGGCCATGAACTTGCATTAATGCCCTGACCAACCCACATGGTGAACAGGCTCAGACCGGGCAAACCAACCTCGTAGTGCTCACTAATACCTCCAGTGACTGGATTATAACCATAGTAATAATTCCATAGGTGATACGACTCACCATTAAGGGCGATTAGGTAACCGCCTACCGTACTCAGTTCACTTAGTATTTGCGTAAGGCTTTCATTACCTGTTTCGAAGGCGAAGACCACGTATTCAGCGCCATTTTTGTCCTCAGTTATTATCACGTACCAATTGGCGTATACGGGCTGCGGATATATTAGGTATAGCGGGACTTCTAAGGTCCACGTGATACCGCCAGTATCGTTGGTCAGCGCTGTTGAGTTGAGCATTACTTCCTGCTGTATAGTGGTTTCTGATGCATTGACTATGTATAGTGTGAATTCCCTATTGGCTGTGGTGACCCAGACAGGCGTTGTATTGGTGATTAGTGAATCTTCACGGTATGTTAATGGGTACTCATTAACTATGCTATTTAGGAACTGTGCTGTTGGTCTTGAGTCTGTCAGGTTCATTGTTATTACGTATGTCCTGTAAACTACGGGCGTAGGTGCTGGACCATAGGTAGTATTTGCATATGTGATAAATGAGACTAATGTGAAGATAATTGCTGGAAATACTGCAAATATTATCCATTTGTTGTTAATCATTACCATTTAATATGGCGCCAGCAATTATATAAGTTTCTGATCATTAAGAGTTACTGAAATTATGAAACAGAAAGTATTTTAGGGGGCTTGTTCTTTAGTAAATTGAATGAGCTTAGACTTTCAGTTAATAAAACTGGTAGGTCAACTCAAGGAGTTGGAGAGGTACCCATTATATGAACCATTTGCATATGCCACAATAGTCCAGGATGAGAAGACGGGAGATATAATGTATTACCTTGAGGAGATAACACTTGACCCTACCGAACAGCAGGTATATAAGGAGTTGGTAAGGATAGTTATGCTTGAGCTACCACCACCTGAGGAATTAACAAAGATAGGTGATGTCAAGAATTACCTGCTTAATGAATTAAAGAAGATCGTTGGGCGATACAGAAGGCTGTTCAGAAATGTTTCCACATCATCCTTCGCTAAATTCCTATACTACATGGAGAGAGATTTACTTGGTTACGGCCCCATAGATGCCTTAATGAAGGATGAGAATATTGAGGATATATCGTGCGATGGCGTAGGTAGACCTGTTTATGTGTTTCATAGGAAGTATGAATCAATACCAACAAACATAGTGCCAGTGACAGACCAAGCCCTTGATGACCTGGTTGTGAAGCTAATACACCTATCAGGTAGGCATGTCTCAGTTGCAACGCCAATAGTTGATGCGCAATTACCTGATGGTTCTAGGATAGCCGTGACATATAGGAAAGAGGTCTCGCCTGGTGGCTCCACATTCACAATAAGGAAGTTTAGGAAGAACCCATTAACATTCACGGAACTCGTTAAGTTCGGTAACATCAGTGCGGAGATTGCGAGTTACTTCTGGGTCATGCTGGATAATGGCAGGTCATTCCTAGTGCTTGGTGTTACCGGTGCAGGTAAAACGAGTTTCCTCAATGCAATGGCCACATTCATTAGGCCTCACATGAAGATAATAACCGTTGAGGAAGTCCCTGAAATAAACTTACCACATAAGAATTGGATTAGGCTCGTTACAAGGCAAAGCTATGGTTCTGAGAAGATAAATGAGATTACATTATTTGACTTAGTTAAGGCAACGCTTAGGATGAGACCTGATTACTTAATAGTTGGTGAGATAAGGGGTGAGGAGGCTTATGTTCTATTTCAAGCGGTAAACACAGGACATAGCGGCATATCCACTATGCACGCGGAGTCCTTTGAGG
This is a stretch of genomic DNA from Vulcanisaeta moutnovskia 768-28. It encodes these proteins:
- a CDS encoding type II/IV secretion system ATPase subunit, with protein sequence MSLDFQLIKLVGQLKELERYPLYEPFAYATIVQDEKTGDIMYYLEEITLDPTEQQVYKELVRIVMLELPPPEELTKIGDVKNYLLNELKKIVGRYRRLFRNVSTSSFAKFLYYMERDLLGYGPIDALMKDENIEDISCDGVGRPVYVFHRKYESIPTNIVPVTDQALDDLVVKLIHLSGRHVSVATPIVDAQLPDGSRIAVTYRKEVSPGGSTFTIRKFRKNPLTFTELVKFGNISAEIASYFWVMLDNGRSFLVLGVTGAGKTSFLNAMATFIRPHMKIITVEEVPEINLPHKNWIRLVTRQSYGSEKINEITLFDLVKATLRMRPDYLIVGEIRGEEAYVLFQAVNTGHSGISTMHAESFEAAVNRLMSPPMNIPPAYIPAMNIFVMIKRVKINGRLTRRVTEVGEVYIDGDKIRFNTVFKWNPKTDSHDSYVEKSVLIKQISDMTGKDVYEILKEIDTRASIVNWMVENEILNFEDVSTYVQTYYTNPDKILNQVLGKGDQG